From a region of the Kwoniella mangroviensis CBS 8507 chromosome 1 map unlocalized Ctg01, whole genome shotgun sequence genome:
- a CDS encoding GDP-mannose transporter 1: MSSSSSSSSGASLRQPQPLYHRPISNPSNTLPLTGLGPNLSPRIIGHGYGLSIPSPIPERSHETSPLPDYDDQEQGLKGHLVDLDNMSKPFVPTPNISRPGTPGGGAKDDANAMLLNNLGADREREGRERREERRDDKLAGKEQALPILSYCAASIMMTVVNKYVVSGRHFTMTFLLLAIQSAVCVLAVWSVKRFGIITFRDFDMKDAKAWWPISTLLVAVIYTGSKSLQFLSIPVYTIFKNLTIILIAYGEVFMFNGVVTGLTLCSFALMVGSSIIAAWADITSFLNSPPELDPTTGLEIATGPISTIGGINAGYVWMAANCLASAAYVLFMRKRIKVTGFKDWDSMFYNNFLSIPVLMVFSLVIEDWGTESLSLNFPESNRFILLSAIAFSGAAAVFISYSTAWCVRVCGSTTYSMVGALNKLPVAASGMLFFGDPASFGNVSAIGVGGLAGIVYAVAKTNQAKVDQANKLRAAGGRA, translated from the exons atgtcctcttcatcttcatcctcttctggcGCGAGTTTACGA CAACCTCAACCACTCTATCATCGACCCATCTCAAATCCCTCAAATACATTACCTTTAACAGGCTTGGGTCCAAACCTCAGTCCTAGAATAATAGGTCACGGATACGGTCTatctatcccttctcctATCCCGGAACGATCTCACGAAACTTCACCTCTCCCCGATTACGACGATCAAGAACAAGGTCTTAAAGGCCATTTGGTAGATTTAGATAACATGTCGAAACCTTTCGTACCTACTCCTAACATCTCTCGACCCGGTACACCCGGAGGCGGGGCGAAGGACGATGCAAATGCTATGCTATTGAATAATCTCGGGGCGGatagagagagggaagggagagagaggagagaggagaggagggaTGATAAGTTGGCGGGGaaggaacaag CCCTACCCATTCTCTCTTACTGCGCCGCAAGTATCATGATGACAGTAGtcaacaag TACGTCGTATCGGGTAGACACTTCACTATGACCTTCTTGTTACTCGCTATTCAGTCGGCGGTTTGCGTGTTGGCTGTATGGTCGGTAAAGAGATTTGGAATAATCACTT TCCGAGACTTCGATATGAAAGATGCTAAAGCATGGTGGCCTATCTCTACGTTACTCGTGGCGGTCATTTATACCGGATCAAAATCATTG CAATTCCTGTCCATTCCGGTTTACAC TATCTTTAAAAATctcactatcatcctcatt GCCTACGGAGAAGTGTTCATGTTCAATGGAGTTGTAACCGGACTGACCCTCTGCTCCTTCGCCTTgatg GTCGGctcctccatcatcgccGCTTGGGCAGATATCACATCTTTCCTGAACTCTCCACCTGAACTCGACCCTACTACCGGTCTCGAAATTGCTACTGGACCCATATCGACTATCGGTGGAATAAATGCTGGATACGTTTGGATGGCCGCTAATTGTTTGGCATCTGCGGCTTAC GTCCTCTTCATGAGAAAACGAATCAAAGTTACCGGATTTAAAGATTGGGATTCGATGTTTTACAACAATTTCCTTTCTATCCCAGTACTCATGGTCTTCTCCCTCGTAATCGAAGATTGGGGGACTGAATCGCTCTCGCTCAACTTCCCAGAATCCAACAGATTTATACTATTATCGGCCATAGCATTCTCAGGCGCCGCAGCTGTATTCATCAGTTATTCCACTGCTTGGTGTGTTAGAGTATGTGGATCGACCACGTATTCTATGGTTGGGGCACTGAACAAACTCCCCGTCGCGGCCAGTGGGATGTTGTTCTTTGGTGATCCGGCGAGTTTCGGCAACGTCTCTGCGATTGGAGTTGGAGGACTGGCGGGGATAGTGTATGCTGTAGCTAAGACGAATCAGGCAAAGGTTGATCAGGCGAACAAACTTAGAGCGGCTGGTGGGAGGGCTTAG